A genome region from Rissa tridactyla isolate bRisTri1 chromosome 18, bRisTri1.patW.cur.20221130, whole genome shotgun sequence includes the following:
- the LOC128918815 gene encoding sodium-dependent phosphate transport protein 3-like: MQCHVDNTQAGDRPEAKQDEAPLLAQHLSSRTGLCSARSGLALALHVSLFVAYALRVSLSITIVAMTNSSHPHGWSGSAPHGSYPGFAQDAPVYNWSAETQGIVLSSFFYGYGLMQALGGYCSGLFGGKPILGSGLLLSSVLTLLVPPAAELGLSFLIGLQVLLGLAEGVIFPAQYTLWAKWAPPLERSRLMNIADAGCTFGTFIALFLAGIICQSLGWPFVFYIFGGIGCAWCFCWFLLVYEDPAHHPWISAREQEYIVSSLAHQGSSHGCSLPLVAMAKSLPLWAITVACFCTDWMFYLLLTSMPTFLSNILHFDLRENGLLSSLPYVGNGLGHILAGLLADFLLARRVLGTAAVRKLFSALGMLLPAIFLVAVPYIGCCSTVVAVLLTLALTVISMTGAGININHIDIAPRYAGFLLGITNAFGIVAGIIAPSAVGLLVGQDPQTGWRNAFFVSAALNLFGLIFYLAFGSGTIQDWATEDTAVQ; this comes from the exons ATGCAGTGCCACGTGGACAACACGCAGGCAGGGGACAGGCCGGAGGCAAAGCAGGATGAAGCCCCTCTGCTTGCCCAGCATCTCTCCTCTCGCACAG GGCTCTGCTCCGCTCGCTCTGGCCTGGCCCTAGCCCTGCATGTCTCTCTCTTTGTGGCGTACGCACTGCGGGTCAGCCTCAGCATCACCATCGTCGCCATGACCAACAGCAGCCACCCCCACGGCTGGTCCGGCAGCGCTCCCCATGGCTCCTACCCAGGATTTGCTCAGGAT GCCCCCGTGTACAACTGGAGTGCTGAGACTCAAGGAATCGTCCTCAGCTCCTTCTTCTATGGCTACGGCCTCATGCAGGCGCTGGGCGGGTACTGCTCAGGGCTGTTTGGGGGAAAACCCATCCTGGGCAGTGGGCTCCTGCTCTCCTCCGTGCTCACCCTCCTcgtgccaccagcagcagagctcgGCTTGAGCTTCCTCATtgggctgcaggtgctgctgggcttgGCTGAG GGAGTGATATTTCCAGCTCAGTACACACTCTGGGCAAAGTGGGCCCCTCCGCTGGAACGCAGCAGGCTCATGAACATCGCTGATGCTG GATGCACTTTTGGGACTTTCATTGCTCTCTTCCTGGCTGGGATCATCTGCCAGAGTCTGGGGTGGCCTTTTGTCTTCTATATCTTTG GTGGCATTGGCTGTGCCTGGTGCTTCTGCTGGTTCCTCCTCGTGTACGAGGACCCTGCACATCACCCATGGATTAGTGCCAGGGAGCAGGAGTACATCGTGTCATCTCTGGCTCACCAG GGCAGCTCTCATGGCTGCTCCCTCCCACTTGTGGCCATGGCTAAATCACTGCCTCTTTGGGCAATCACCGTTGCCTGCTTCTGCACAGACTGGATGTTCTACTTGCTGCTGACCTCCATGCCCACGTTCTTGAGCAACATCCTCCACTTTGACCTCAGAGAG aatgGGCTTCTCTCCTCCTTGCCTTATGTTGGGAATGGGCTGGGGCACATCCTGGCTGGGCTGCTGGCTGATTTCCTCCTGGCCAGGCGAGTGCTTGGCACAGCAGCCGTCAGGAAGCTCTTCTCAGCACTTG GGATGCTGCTCCCAGCCATCTTCCTGGTGGCTGTGCCTTACATTGGCTGCTGTTCCACGGTTGTTGCGGTCCTTCTAACACTGGCCTTGACAGTAATCAGCATGACAGGGGCAGGCATCAATATTAACCACATCGATATAGCCCCCAG ATATGCAGGGTTCCTGCTGGGAATCACAAATGCCTTTGGCATAGTTGCAGGAATTATTGCTCCTTCTGCAGTTGGACTTCTCGTTGGCCAG GATCCCCAGACTGGCTGGAGGAATGCCTTCTTTGTATCTGCAGCCCTCAACCTGTTTGGGCTGATCTTCTACCTAGCCTTTGGCAGCGGGACCATCCAAGACTGGGCTACAGAGGACACTGCTGTGCAATGA